One Pseudomonas sp. B21_DOA genomic window, CGAGCACCGGACGATGCTGAAAATCCAGCAGCGCCAACGGTCGCAGTTCCACATTCTTTTCATCGTGCAACAGCCGCTCGGCCGCTTCTCGCTGTGCGGCGGGAATAAACGCGACCGACGGCTGATGCGCCAGCCGTACGCGGCGCGGCCCGGCGTCCGTCGCCAGCCAGAACTCGACTTCGGTGCCGGCCGGCGTATCGCGCCAATGCCGGGTCAGGACGAAGCCCTGCTGTAAATCCACCACTGCGACCTCAACGTTTCAATCAGAACGCCATTCTACGCAGCATTTGTGGCGAGGGATTTATCTGTGGCGAGGGATTTATCCCCGCTGGCCGCGAAGCGGCCCCGCTTTTAATGAAAGGGCCTGCTGCGCAGGCCAACGGGGATGAATCCCTAACCACAGACGCTTCATTTACCGATAAAAGATGTTTTTGCGGCAAATGGCGTTTTTGCACGCTAACTGCCGCTTTGCCACCTTGCCCTGCGCGGCTACGTCTACGATGCTTGATGAACAACGACAACACCTGAGTAACCGCCATGAAGACCGTCGCCCAACTGCTCAAGCTCAAAGATCAGAAAAATCAGGAAGTGCACCAGATCAAACCCGATCACATGGTGCTCGAAGCGCTGATGAAGATGGCCGAGAAAAACGTCGGCGCCTTGCTGGTGGTCGAAGACGACAAAGTGGTCGGCATCATCAGCGAGCGCGACTATGCGCGCAAACTGGTGCTGCATGGCCGTTCTTCGGTCGGTACGCCAGTGCGCGACATCATGGTCAAGGACGTGATTACCGTCGACACCCGGCAAACCGTCGATACTTGCCTGGGCATCATGTCGGACAAACGCCTGCGCCACTTGCCGGTGGTCGAGGACGGCCAGTTGATCGGCCTGTTGTCGATCGGCGACCTGGTGAAGGAAGCGATTGCTGAACAGGCCGAGCTGATCAAACAGCTGGAGCAATACATTCGCGGGGAGTAATTTCCGGTCTTCCGCTCATACTTGACCCTGTGGGAGCGGGCTTGCTCGCGAATGCGGTGGGTCAGTCAATACATCATTGGCTGACAAACTGCTTTCGCGAGCAAGCCCGCTCCCACAGGGATCCATTGTCAGCCCTGAGACGGCCAATGCCGCTCAAACACCGGTGCCAGCACCGGGTGCCGGTCGATCCTTTGCAGCCACGCATAAAAGCCCGGGCGGCTCTGGCGCAGGTGTTCGCGGCTGCCGGCCCAGCGGCTCACCACGGCCGCCAGCACATCCAGCGCGCCGGGCGTTTCATCATCCAGATACAGCTCCCCGGAAAACTGATCGGCAAACACCTCCCAACTGAAGTGTAAGCGCTGGCGCGTGCCGGCGATCAGGTTTTGCCGTGCGCTCTCGTCGGGCGTGCTCAGCCAGCGCTCGGGGTAATCGATGATGCCGACCGCCGCGTAGCAATTGCTGACGATATAGGCGAGGCCGCGAATCGCCTGATCACGATCGGCAGCCTTGCTCGGCAGCAGGCCGGACTTGGGAAACGTCAGGCCCAGGTGAATCAGGATCGCCGCACTTTCGGTCATGGCGCTGCCGTCCGGCAGTTGCAGGGTCGGTATCTGTTTCAGCGGATTGAGTTTGCCCAGCGCCTCGTCGGCCTCGGCGCTGGCTTCGGTATCAATGAAGCGATAAGCGATCTGGCACAACTCCAATGCCGCCTCGACGGCAGCCGCGCCGGAATTCTTGTGCCCGTAGAGCTGGTACATGTCCGTTCCCCCGATAAGGCCTTTGCACAGGGTAGATGGCTGGCTTGTTTGCTGTAGAAAATTCTGTCAAATAATCGTTCACGCCAGATGCAAAATCTTGTGGGAGCGAGCCTGCTCGCGAATGCGGTGCATCCGTCACATAAGTGCTGGCTGGCCCGACGCTTTCGTCGGAACGCCGCCCGGAGCAGGCTCGCTCCCACAGGTTTGATCGGTGGTGTTTGAAATTTATTTTTCCGGCACTGCATCCAATCGCCTCCGCCACGGGTAGTCCCTGTAACAGCCCACTCTGGTGCTGTCAGCGCCCTACCCTTTTCGGAGAATCATCGGATGAACATCACCCAGCTGATTGGCTTCACCGGTTTGCTCGCTTTCACCGCGACCACCTTCGCCCAGAGCAGTTATCCCGACGCGATCAAGGTGCCGGATGGGCACAAGATTGCCCTGGAAACCACCGGGGTTGGCGAGATCACCTACGAATGCCGCGACAAACCCAATATGGCCGGGCAGACCGAGTGGACCTTTGTCGGCCCGAAAGCGGTGCTCAATGATCGCAGCGGCAAACAGGTCGGCACCTATTTCGGCCCGCCAGCGACCTGGCAAGCCAAGGACGGTTCGAAAGTCACCGGCACGCAATTGGCCGTGGCACCGTCGAGCCCGGGCAACCTGCCCTATCAACTGGTCAAGGCCAATCCGGCCGAGGGCAAAGGCGCGATGACCGGGGTCAGCTATATCCAGCGTGTTGCGCTCAAAGGCGGCGTCGCGCCGGGCAGTGAGTGCACCATGGCGAACAAGGGCAAGCAGGAAGTGGTGAAGTACCAGGCGGATTATATTTTCTGGGCGGCTAACTGATATCCGGAAGCAGTGCACAATCCTGTGGGAGCGAGCTTGCTCGCGAAGACGGAGTGTCAGTCGCCTTATTACTTTCTGACCCACCGCATTCGCGAGCAGGCTCGCTCCCACAGGGAACAATGCGTCTGGATGTTTGGGAAATGTGAGCTAGATTGCACCCCATGCCTTTAGCCGAATCCGTTTTCGATTACGAAGCCCGCCTCGCCGCCTGTGCCCGGGGCGAGCGCGCGGCTTTGCGCGATTTGTATGTGCAGGAAGGCCCGCGCCTGCTCGGCGTGGCCAAGCGGCTGGTGCGCGATACGGCGCTGGCGGAGGACATTGTGCATGAGGCGTTCATCAAGATCTGGAACGGCGCGGCCGGGTTCGACCCGGCACGCGGTTCGGCGCGGGGCTGGATGTTCAGCGTGACCCGGCACCTGGCTTTGAATCAGTTACGCAAGCAAAGTCGGGAAACGCCGTTCAGCGAAGAACATGAGTCAGCGGCGCCTGATGAGGCGGTCGATGTTCACTCGGCACGCATTCATCGCTGCCTCGAGCAACTGGAACCGCAGCGGCGCAGCTGCATCCTCCACGCTTACGTCGACGGTTACAGCCACGCGCAGATTTCCGCGCGCCTCGACACGCCGCTGGGCACGGTCAAGGCGTGGATCAAGCGCAGCCTCAATGCTTTGCGGGAGTGCATGGGATGACCGGCGAATCAGCGCAGGAACGGGATGAACTGGCCGGCGAATATGTGCTCGGCACCTTGTCGTTCGAGCAGCGCAGCGAGGTGCAACGGCGCCTGCCGAACGATCACGAATTGCGTGCTGCGGTGGATGCCTGGGAGCGGCGCCTGCTGGAGCTGACCGATCTGGCCGAACCTCAGCAACCGTCGGCGCAGCTATGGCCTCGCATCGAACGCAGTCTCGAACGGCTGACGGTGAAGAAACCGCTGACCTCGTGGTGGAACCTGCTGCCGCTGTGGCGCGGTTTGAGTGCGGCCGGGCTGGCGGCGACGTTGATCCTCGGCACCATGCTGCTGACGCAGACTGCGCCGAAACCGAGTTATCTGGTGGTGCTGGTAGCGCCGCAGGACAAGGCCCGGGCTGGGTGATTCAGGCGAGCAATGCGCGCGAGATCCAGTTGATTCCGCTGGGCGTGGTCGAGGTGCCGGCGGACAAGGCGCTGGAGTTCTGGACCAAGGCTGACGGCTGGTCGGCACCGGTTTCATTGGGACTGGTCAAACCGGGGCAAGCGTTGTCGGTGCCGCTGGACAAGTTGCCGCCGTTACAGCCGAACCAGCTGTTTGAGCTGACCCTGGAAGGCGCCAACGGCTCACCGATCGGCAAACCGACCGGGCCGATTCAGGCGATCGGGCGTGCGGTGAAGGTGCTCTGAGGCTCTGCTACGCGGTTGTCCGCAACCATCATCGACGTCGATGTTCACCATCACGGCAATGAAGTTCTCATAAAAAATTCCGGGCGTAACATCAGCTCCATACCAACCAACAACACCCCGGAGCACACCATCATGAAACGCCAGACTCTCCTCAGCATTGCTTTCTCGGTTTTCGCAGTTAACGCTTTCGCCGCCACCCCGGCGCACACCATGATCGCCGAAGGCGGCTCGGACAAACTGATCGAAAGCCGTCTGGCTGAAGGTGGTTCGGATCGTCTGATCGAACGCCGTGTTGCGGAGGGTGGTGCTGATCGTCTGATCGAACGCCGTGTTGCCGAAGGTGGTGCTGATCGTCTGATCGAACGCCGCGTTGCCGAAGGTGGAGCTGATCGCCTGATCGAACGCCGCGTTGCCGAAGGTGGCGCTGATCGTCTGATCGAACGCCGCGTTGCCGAAGGTGGCTCGGATCGTCTGATCGATCGTCGCGTTGCTGAAGGTGGTTCGGATCGTCTGATCGAACGCCGTGTTGCCGAAGGTGGTGCTGATCGTCTGATCGAACGCCGTGTTGCCGAAGGTGGCTCGGATCGTCTGATCGAACGTCGCGTTGCCTGAATGCACGGTTTGAAGCGCAATACCGCAGAGAAACCCGGCCCCCGCAGCCGGGTTTTTTATGTCTGCCTTTTTATCCGGCCTTCGCCATGCAGCGCTTGTAACGCTCGTCCACGCGCTTGGCGAACCAGGCTGTGGTGAGTTTGCGGGTGATCTTCGGACTCTGCAGCACAATCCCCGGCAATACCGCGCGCGGTAACGTTTTGCCTTCGGCCCGCTCCGCCAGTTCGAACACGCGCTGATAGAGTTTGGTCTCCTCGAATTCCAGGGTCTTGCCCTTCTCCAGTTGATCGCGAATCGTCGGGTTGCGCATGCCCAGCGACTTGCCGAGGGTGCGCACCGCCAGTTCAGTGCTGCCGGGCATGATCGAGTCGTAGCGAATCAGGTCACCGTCCAGAGTCAGCGGGATACCGGAAGCGCGGCTGACCGCATTCTGAAACGCGGCATTGCGGCTGGCGTACCAGCCGGCGTTGAAATCGGCGAAGCGATACAGCGGCTCGCGGTAATTCACCGGGTAGCCGAGTAAGTGGGCGATGCCGAAATACATGCCGCCGCGCCGACTGAACACTTCACGGCGGATCGTGCCGTCCACCGGGTACGGGTAATCCTTGGCGTGCTCCTCGGCAAATTCGATGCTGACCTGCATCGGCCCGCCGGTGTGCACCGGGTTGAAGCCACCGAACAGCGTGCGGCCCATCGGCACCATGCCGATAAAGTCGTCAAAGATGGCGCTCAGCTCTTTTTCACTGCGCGCCGCGTTCAAACGTTCGCTGTAGCTCTTGCCATTCGGTGAGCGCACTTGCAGAGCGCCGCTGACCAACAAGCTGGGGATGTGCACCTTGGCGGCGCGGCGATCGATCTCGTCGCGGGCAATCTTGCCCAGTCC contains:
- a CDS encoding sigma-70 family RNA polymerase sigma factor, with amino-acid sequence MPLAESVFDYEARLAACARGERAALRDLYVQEGPRLLGVAKRLVRDTALAEDIVHEAFIKIWNGAAGFDPARGSARGWMFSVTRHLALNQLRKQSRETPFSEEHESAAPDEAVDVHSARIHRCLEQLEPQRRSCILHAYVDGYSHAQISARLDTPLGTVKAWIKRSLNALRECMG
- a CDS encoding CBS domain-containing protein translates to MKTVAQLLKLKDQKNQEVHQIKPDHMVLEALMKMAEKNVGALLVVEDDKVVGIISERDYARKLVLHGRSSVGTPVRDIMVKDVITVDTRQTVDTCLGIMSDKRLRHLPVVEDGQLIGLLSIGDLVKEAIAEQAELIKQLEQYIRGE
- a CDS encoding DUF1615 domain-containing protein; the encoded protein is MRLLITLGALLLLAGCASQRSNEPAPRPPAEVKAEIVRLLPAKTADRQGWATDIYAAFAAQGINTTTQNLCSVLAVAEQESTFQADPTVPGLGKIARDEIDRRAAKVHIPSLLVSGALQVRSPNGKSYSERLNAARSEKELSAIFDDFIGMVPMGRTLFGGFNPVHTGGPMQVSIEFAEEHAKDYPYPVDGTIRREVFSRRGGMYFGIAHLLGYPVNYREPLYRFADFNAGWYASRNAAFQNAVSRASGIPLTLDGDLIRYDSIMPGSTELAVRTLGKSLGMRNPTIRDQLEKGKTLEFEETKLYQRVFELAERAEGKTLPRAVLPGIVLQSPKITRKLTTAWFAKRVDERYKRCMAKAG
- a CDS encoding phage infection protein, whose translation is MKRQTLLSIAFSVFAVNAFAATPAHTMIAEGGSDKLIESRLAEGGSDRLIERRVAEGGADRLIERRVAEGGADRLIERRVAEGGADRLIERRVAEGGADRLIERRVAEGGSDRLIDRRVAEGGSDRLIERRVAEGGADRLIERRVAEGGSDRLIERRVA
- a CDS encoding glutathione S-transferase N-terminal domain-containing protein, which codes for MYQLYGHKNSGAAAVEAALELCQIAYRFIDTEASAEADEALGKLNPLKQIPTLQLPDGSAMTESAAILIHLGLTFPKSGLLPSKAADRDQAIRGLAYIVSNCYAAVGIIDYPERWLSTPDESARQNLIAGTRQRLHFSWEVFADQFSGELYLDDETPGALDVLAAVVSRWAGSREHLRQSRPGFYAWLQRIDRHPVLAPVFERHWPSQG
- a CDS encoding DUF3455 domain-containing protein, producing the protein MNITQLIGFTGLLAFTATTFAQSSYPDAIKVPDGHKIALETTGVGEITYECRDKPNMAGQTEWTFVGPKAVLNDRSGKQVGTYFGPPATWQAKDGSKVTGTQLAVAPSSPGNLPYQLVKANPAEGKGAMTGVSYIQRVALKGGVAPGSECTMANKGKQEVVKYQADYIFWAAN
- a CDS encoding anti-sigma factor; protein product: MGAAPAGADRSGRTSATVGAAMASHRTQSRTADGEETADLVVEPAAAVARFECGRAGGDVDPRHHAADADCAETELSGGAGSAAGQGPGWVIQASNAREIQLIPLGVVEVPADKALEFWTKADGWSAPVSLGLVKPGQALSVPLDKLPPLQPNQLFELTLEGANGSPIGKPTGPIQAIGRAVKVL